The DNA sequence TAATTTTTCAATCGATATTGATTCAATTTCGCCGCTCCTTTCTGTCTATTTTCAAATTGACGTTCAATAAGGGTAATCTCCATTATAACGAGTTTTAATCTGAATTACTTATGATTGGCTCAAAAAATCGCTTATAAAAAAAGTTGTACGCACCAAAAAAGCACTCTGAATTAACAGAGCGCTTTTAGAGTGTGTACTGTAAGTACTATTTAATTAATGCCTGCACTATTAAAGTGAAGCTACAACGCCTTGGCAGCGTGGGCAAAGATGATCTAAACCATTTGCTGAACCAAGTTCAGTGCTGTAGTTCCAGCATCTTTCACATTTTTCACCATCGGCGTGTACGACTTTGATGTCGCCGTGATAGTATTCAGTACCATCTTCAACTTTGTCCTCAACTTCAACTTGAGACACGATGAATAATTGATGCAAGTTTTCGAAGTCTTTTAAGAAAGCTTTCGCATCAAAGTGTTCATTGTTTCCGATGATCACTTTAGCTTCTAATGATTTACCGATAACTTTGTCGTTACGCGCACTTTCTAAAGCACGGTTGACATCGTCGCGTAATTTCATAAATGCATTCCATTTTTCTAGTAATTCTGCATCTGGTTCAACAACTTTCGGCATGTTAGCTAAGTGTACACTTTCTTCTTCAACATGAGGGATATAAGACCAAACTTCTTCAGCAGTATGTGCTAAGATTGGTGCTAATAATTTTGTCATGTCGACTAAGATTTGGTATAACACTGTCTGCATGCTGCGGCGTTTAGGTGAATCTTGTTTTTCGATGTACAAGATATCTTTACCATAATCTAAGTAGAAGTTACTTAACTCAACGTTGATGAAGTTTTGAACTTCTTGATAGATGTTTAAATAGTCGAAGTTATCATAATGTTTAATGATGTTTGCTGTGAATTCGCGTAAACGATTCAATAAATAACGGTCGACTTCTAATAATTCGGATTCAGGCAATGCATCTGTATTCGGTTTGAAGTCATTGACGTTACCTAACATGAAACGTAATGTGTTACGGATTTTACGATAAACATCTGCTGTTTGTTTTAAGATTTCATCAGAAATACGAACGTCAGCTAAGTAGTCCACACTGCTTACCCATAGACGTGCGATATCTGCACCTTTTTGTTTAACGATTTGATCAGGAACGATAACGTTGCCTAATGATTTACTCATTTTCTTACCTTCTCCGTCCATTACGAAACCGTGAGATAATAAGAATTTATAAGGTGATTGGCCGCGTGTCGCAACTGCAGTTGTGATAGAAGAGTTGAACCAGCCGCGATATTGGTCACTGCCTTCTAAGTAAAGGTCAGCTGGGAATGATAATTCCGGACGTGTTTCTAATACACCGCGGTGTGATGAACCTGAGTCGAACCATACGTCCATGATATCTTCTTCTTTTGTGAATTCGCCGTTCGGGCTGCTTGGATGTGTGTAACCTTCAGGCAATAAGTCTTTTGCATCACGGTCGAACCATACATTTGAACCATATTTTTCAAATAAGTCTGCGATATGGTAGATGATTTCTTTGTCCATGATGATGTCGCCGTTTTCTGCATAGAATACTGGTAATGGCACACCCCATACACGTTGACGTGAAATTACCCATTCACCGCGGTCGCGGATCATGTTATAGATACGTGTTTTACCCCAATCTACTTTGAAGTGTGTATCTTCGATAGCATCTAAGATATCTTGACGTACTTTACTGATAGATGCGAACCATTGCGGAGTCGCACGGAAGATAACAGGTTTTTTCGTACGCCAGTCATGAGGGTAACTATGTGTGATGAATTGTAATTTCAATAATGAACCATTTTCTTTAAGCAAGTCAGTAACTGCTTTGTTGGCTTTGTCATAGAACATACCTTCGAATTGTCCGCCTTCTTCAGTGAAGACCCCTTTATCATCTAAAGGACTGATTACAGGCAAGCCGTATTTTTGACCTACGATATAGTCATCTTCCCCGTGTCCAGGAGCAGTATGAACACAACCTGTACCAGCGTCAGTTGTTACGTGCAAGCCGTTGATAACTAAAGAAACACGATCGATAAACGGATGTTGTGTTTCCACATATTCTAATTCTTTACCAGTGAATGTTTTTTGTAACTCAATGGCATCTTTGTCCCAGCCTAGTTCTTTTGCAACTTCTTCAACTAAGTCTGCACCGACAACGTATTTTTCACCGTTCACATTATATTGACCGTATTTCAAGTCAGGGTGTACAGTAATCGCAACGTTTGAAGGTAATGTCCAAGGAGTAGTAGTCCAGATGATGAATTTCGCATCTTCATCTACAACGCCTTTGCCATCTTTTACATCAAAAGCAACGTAGATAGATGGTGAACGTTTATCATGATATTCGATTTCTGCTTCAGCTAATGAAGATTCACTTGAAGGTGACCAGTAAACTGGTTTTTTACCTTTGTAAATTAAACCTTTATCTGCCATTTCACCGAATAAACGGATTTGTGCAGCTTCATATTCAGGTTTTAAAGTGATGTATGGATCGTTAAAGTCGCCATTCACACCTAAACGTTTGAAGTCTTTCTTTTGAAGTTCGATTTGTTCTAAAGCGAATTCCTTACATAATTCACGGAATTCAGAAACAGGCATTTCTTTACGTTTAATACCTTTTTTTGTTAATGCTTGTTCAATCGGCAAACCATGAGTATCCCAACCAGGAACATATGGTGAATAATAACCTTGCATTGATTTATAACGTACAATGAAGTCTTTTAAAATTTTATTTAAGGCATGACCCATGTGCAAGTTACCATTCGCATATGGCGGTCCGTCATGTAAAATATAAGTTTCATTTCCCTTGTTTTTCTCTAAGATTTTGTGATATAAATCTTGTTCGTCCCATTGTTTTTGGATTTCTGGTTCTTTCTTAGGTAATCCCCCTCGCATTGGGAAGTCTGTTTTCGGCATTAGTAGCGTGTCTTTGTAGTTCATTAATTTTCACTCCTTAAAATATAAAAAAGAACTCTAAGTTCAATTAACAGGGACGAACAACCGCGGTACCACCCTGCTTAACTCAATTTAGAGTTCTCTTAATTCTTACTAATATAATGTTGAATAAGACAGTGATATAAGAATTAAACATATATTAGGCTCACACCATCCCTAACTCGCTGTTATGTTAATATGCGACTTAATTCTTACGCGTCTGTCTCATGACTTTGCTTGTTATTTATTTTCTTTATCTTTCGCTTCTTGTGCAGGTTCGCTGCCTTCTTGCGCTTCAGCTTTTTGTGCTTGCGCTTGCTGCTTTTCTTGTTCAGTTACATCATTTTGATGCAGATGCTGGAAGTTTTCTTCTGTCACTTGTTGTGCATCCAAGTCATAGTTTAATAAATAATCCCAATCATCATTCTTCAATAAATCCAACTGCGCTTCAACCAGCATACGGAAACGAGAACGGAAAATTTTAGATTGACGTTTCATATCTTCTGTTTGGAATGAAAGTCTTCTTGCTTTTTCCACACCATCGTTTACAATACGATCTGCTTCAGCTTTTGCTTTTGATACAATCGCTTCAGCTTCTTTCGTTGCTGCTGCTTTTGTTTCTTGGCTTGCAGTTTGTGCTTGCACTAAAGCATCGCTTACAGATTGTTGTACTTCTTTGTATGCTTTTAAGTTGTTTTCTTTTTCTTCAACAACTGTTTCCAATTGTTTCTTTTGTTCTTTTAAATGTTCAATTTCTTGGCTAAGCTGGCTTAAATAATCAGCGACTTCTGTTGGTTCCAGGCCATTCTTAGTTTTTGAAAATTCTTTGTTTTTAATTTCGTTCGGTGTAAAAGACATCTTATATTGTCCTCCTTAATCATACACTATTTGAATAAAGTTTCATATACTATGCGCAGTTTGTCTTTCTTTGTTTTATGACCGATTTCAGTCACTCTCGCACGGCCATGTCCTTGTATCGACAGCAAATCTCCAGGTTCAAGTTGGAAATCTGGACGTTCAATAATTGTATGATTCACTTTGATACGTTTCTTTTCAATATATTGTTTCGCAATTGAACGTGATTTACGAATCATTTCCTTCAGTACAACATCTAAACGCATTGCACTGACAGTAGCTTGATGTAAAGTCCAATTCTCTTTTGATTGTATCATATCTTCTAGTGGAACTTCATGCAGTTTGACCGGAACACCCTTGATTCGCTTTAATTCCAACATTATATACGATTTAATATTCTTTGTCAAAATAAACTGAATTTTATCGCCTACAATAATATCGCCCAACTGATCTCTTTCAATACTTAAAGACATCAACGTACCTAACACATTGCGGTGGTCGATTGTCGCGAACTTTTCAGGATATTCTAAATCAAGCAGTACCAGCTCAAAATCTTCCTCTGCCGGTGTGAAATAATCCGGCGCAATCACAGCACGTTTGCGTTCGCTTGAAGGCTGCCCGCCATTAAAGGTGACATGCAGGTCATCATAACTGCCTACAATAACCTCTAAAATATATTTTGCGCGCGGATCTAGGAAATGTGTCAGTACCGGCGCATAGTTGCGCTCGGCTTGTTGTACTTTATCGATTAACATGGTAATTATCGGTTGTTCTTCTCTTCTGAAATGCTGATAGATATCTATGTCTATTCACCTCTTTACAAAATAAAAAAGGTAAGCCTAGTCGTTTGAAGCTTGGCGTACCTTTTTAGAAATGATATTAAGCTAATTGTTGTAAAATCAACACGAATATAGCATGAAGTCCTTTTTGGAAGAAAATAAGGACAAAAATTGCTGCGATACTTGAAATATCAATCATACCGATCGGCGGTATGATTTTACGAAACGGTGCTAAAAACGGTTCGTAGATTTTATGCAGGAATCTGCCGAAGGCTGAACCTTGTGCATTTGGAATCCATGACATAAAGAAGTAGATAATCATACCCCAATAATATACCGTAAGCAATATCTCTATCACACTAAATACAAGACTTAAAAATCCAACTAAACTCATAGACGTTTACCTCATTCATAATCAAATTCTGACGTGTCTAAGTCTTCTGTAATACTGCCGGCAACTTCTACATTATCCGGTGTACATAAGAAGATATCATTACCTACACGTTGAATATCCCCGCCGATTGCATAAACTGTACCGCTTAAGAAATCGATAATTCTTTTTGCGGATACGTTATCAATACGCTGCAAGTTCACAAGTGTGGCACGTCTGTTTTTCAACTCATCCGCAATATCTTGCGTATCTGAGAACACGCGCGGCTCGAATAAACACATTTTTGAACTTTCGTGCAAGTTCGCTGCGTTCATATTCACGACATTTCTAGCAGAATCATTGGATGTTTGATTAGCCATATGATACTTCCTTTCGTTGGAAGACGACTGCAATCTTTTACCTTGCGTTTGACGTTTCGGGACAGTCTTAATTGCACGCTGTCTTTCATTATAGTAATTATTGTTTTGTTGCGGTGATGTTTGCTGACTTTGAGAAGGTTGTTCTGGTTGCGGCTCAGGCTCTGGTTCAGCTTGTACTCTGTTTCTGTTTTGCTGCTGGTGATCAGCAACTTCTTCTTCCTCTTCTATCACAAAAAAATTGCTAAATAGGTCTTTTAAAGCCAAGTGGCTCACTCCTCTTTTCCTACTAATTTAGTACCGATTCGTACAAAAGTTGCGCCCTCTTCTGCAGCAATTTCATAATCATTGCTCATGCCCATAGATAATTCAGTGCACGGCGCATAGTCTAAGTTTTTCGCTTTGATTTCATCGCGTTTATTTCTAAGTTTTTCAAAAATGTCTCTGATTTCTGATTCGTCATCAGTATAAGGCGCCATTGTCATCAGACCTACGACTTTAATGTTTTCATATTGTTCAAGTAATTCGATGAAAGCATCCACTTCTTCTAAAGCAAGACCATGTTTGCTTTCTTCTTCTGAAACATTCACTTGAACAAAACATTTCACAACATGTGATGCACGTTTATTGATCTCTTTTGCTAAGCTTTTGCGATCTAATGCGTGCAGATAGTCGATGTCATCGATAACTTCTTTCACTTTACGTGATTGCAAAGTGCCGATAAAGTGCATAACAGCGTCATCCGGCAAAGCTTCATGCTTCTCTTGGAAACCTTCTAAACGGTTCTCGCCGAAGTGTCTGATACCGGCATCATATGCTTCTTTAGCTCGCTCTATTGTAACATATTTTGTTACAGCAATCACGTTAGGTCTGGCAGTGCGGTTTGCTTTTTCCAAACTTTTTGTAATATGGTCGTTGATTTGTTCTAGATTTTGTTTCACATTCATTTCAATTACTCCTTACTTCTACTGTCCAATAAATGCTAACATCCGGCCAGTCTTACTCTTCTCTACCCTATATGAAAAGAATAAGTCTAAGTTTTCAGATGTCGCATATTCTGTCACATCAATATTTACTTCAGGTACACCTGCTTGAATTAATAATCGGCGATTGGCCTCTTTTAAATCAATTCCGTGTCGATCGCTTCCGCGTGTTTCGATAAACGCACTTGCATCCACAGGCAGCGCTTCAAACTGTGCTTTGATATCATCATTGATTTCATAACTATTCGAAGTTGCGGGACCGATAACTACCTTCAAGTCTGCTAAATCAAAATCAATTTGTTTAAGTATTTCCTCAGAAATACGTCCGACAGTCCCTTTCCATCCTGCATGAGCAAGACCGATAAAATGATGCTTTGTGCTGTAAAAATAAACAGGCACACAATCTGCATAGCACATTGTCAGCAGCAAGTTTGAATCATACGTATAAAGCCCATCTACACCGTGCAGAGCATCTGTTAATGTATCAATGTTCGTATTCGCATCTTTTGTTGTCACTTCAACGACATGATTGCCATGCGTTTGTATCGGGAAGACCCATTGCTTTCTGTCAAAGCCGATGGCTTGTGCAAGTGTCTTCTGATGCGCATGTACATTTTCAGCCTTGTCGTCGATATATAATGCCATATTAAAAGCATTGCTGGGATATGGACTCTGTCCATCTTCTCTTGTCGTAAATCCCAATGTAATTTGATCTGACTTTGCGTCAGTATGTTCTAAGTAATGTGGTTGCTTCGTAAATTTCTCTGGCATAACTATCTCTCCTGTTTATTAATAGATGCTATACTTACGTACCTTATCAACTTAATAGTAAGACTTACACACTCAAAATTCAAATATATAAAAAGTGTCACCAGATCCATCCGATCTGATGACACTTTAGATTATTGTTCTCACTAGACCACTCGATGACCTGTTGCATCTAATCTTGCGTGATACTATGGTTGATTGCTCAATGCAAACTCTATAGAAAGATATTAACGTCTAGTTCTTCTTGAACGTCTTTCTTCTCTGTTTCTGATGAAACTTGGAATATCATCTTCTTTAGTAGTGTGTGTTCTTGGTTCGCTTGTTGATTCAGAACTATGAGATCTTGGCGCATGTCCGATTCCTTCGTCATTTGAAGTTCCCGCACTGCTTGCGCTTGATCCGAAACCTGTATTAGATTGTTTGCGTGCATGTGTTGCTGGTTTGTCTTCGAAACCAGTCGCAATCACTGTTACCACGATTTCATCTTGTAATTCAGGGTTGATTACTGTACCGAAGATCATGTTTACATCTTCATCAGCCGCATCTTGAACGATGTCTGCAGCTTCTTGTGCTTCGAATAAAGATAATGATTCTCCGCCTGTAATGTTCATTAGGACACCTTGTGCACCAACGATTGATGTTTCAAGCAATGGAGATGAAATAGCTTTTTTAGCTGCTTCAACTGCACGGTTTTCACCAGAAGAAACACCGATACCCATTAACGCTGAACCTTGGTTAGACATGATTGTTTTTACGTCTGCAAAGTCAAGGTTTACTTCACCTGAAACAGCGATTAAGTCAGAGATACCTTGTACACCTTGGCGTAATACGTTATCTGCTTCTTTGAATGCTTCCATCATTGGCGTTGATTTGTCAACGATGTCTAATAAGCGATCGTTTGGAATTACGATTAATGTATCCACAGCTGCTTTCATTGATTCTACCCCTGCAGCAGCTTGTGTTTGACGTTTGCGTCCTTCGAAACTGAATGGGCGTGTTACAACACCTACTGTTAAAGCACCCATTTCTTTTGCGATTTTAGCAACAACCGGTGCAGCACCTGTACCAGTACCGCCACCCATACCAGCAGTTACGAATACCATGTCAGCGCCTTGAATTGCATCTTCAATTTGCTCACGTGATTCTTCGGCAGCTTTTTTACCGATTTCAGGGTTCGCGCCAGCACCTAAACCGCGTGTTAACTTTTCACCGATTTGGATTCTGGACTCAGCTTTAGATAAGTTTAATGCTTGACCGTCAGTGTTGATTGAAATAAATTCAACATTGTCCATTCCGTGGTCAATCATTCGGTTTACAGCGTTGTTACCACCGCCGCCAACACCAATGACTTTTAAAGTCGCTAAATGATTAAATCCTTGTTCAAATTCTAACATTTAAATTTCCTCCTAGTTTTAATGGGCAATCAATCAAATAGAGATTTCAATAATTTTTTAAATTTGCTCTCTTCTTGTTTCTCATGAGATTGGTCTGAGTTATAATCACTATCTTGCTTAGGATGTGTTTCTTTCGGTTCAGAAACCGTTTCATCCCCTTCAGTCGGTTCTTCAGCAACAGGCTCGTCATGAGACGGCTTGCTTTGTTTCTTCTTGAACCAGTCGAAACCGCTTGATTTTTCAGTATACTCTTTAGGGTTCGACTCTATGACTTCTTCTTCAAATTCTTCATTATCATGATTACTAATTGTAACATAATCTAATAATTCATCAAAAGCGATACTGCTGGAAATCGTTGAAATTGCTGAAGAGAATTCAGGTTTTCTGATTCCCATTTGCGAAGGTGTATGTATTCTAACCTTCTCATTAACCATATCTTGCAGTAATTCACGAACACCTAATAAGTTGGCTGAACCGCCTGTTACAACAAATCCGCCGTTTACTTTTGTTAAACCGAGTTCTTGCAATAAGTCGAAGACATTGAAGAAGATTTCCTCTACACGTGCTTCAATAATATCTGCTAAATCTTTTTGTGTAAATTGTGCATCCTCTTCGCTATCGATTTGTTCTACTGTGAAAACATCTTGGTCTGATGCTGAATTGTAGAAAGCGTGACCGTATTGATGTTTGACTTTCTCTGCAGTATCAAATGAAGTGTTAAGACCTTGTGCAACATCGTCTGTGATGTCGCGTCCGCCCATTTCAATTGAATCCGCATCCACTAAGTCGCCGCGTTCGTAGAACGCCACTTGTGTCAAGTCTTGACCAATGTCAATCACACATGCGCCAAGTTCTTTCTCAGTCGGTGTAAGGATTGATCCGTAGTTGTATGCATCAGAATAAACATCTAATACATCTACACCGCATGCTTCCACACATTTAATCAAGTTGACTAGAATTGATTTTTGAATGGCAATGACGCCTGCTTCCACTCTTAAAGAGTGTCTTGCAATCAATTCTTTAGGATCAGAAACTTCATTATCGTTATCAACGATGAAACGAATTGGGAATGTATCCACAACTTCAGTTTCTTCAACATCATTTTTGTCTCTGATGCCTTCTAATACTGTTTCAATATGTGTTCCTTTTACTTCTGTATCTTCATAAAATTCAATTTCATTGGTTTCATCAAAAACTTCAGTAGCGACAATCGGCAATTTCAAGAAGACTTCTTTAATGTCAACGCCAGATGCGATTGAAGCTTTCTTAATTGTATCTTTCACAGCTTGTTTAGCTAAATCAAAATCATCGATTAAGCCGTTCTTAATTCCGCTTGTATAGGTTTGTCCTGTACCTATCACATTAATTCCATTATGAAATTTTTCGCCTACTATTGTTTTTACACTAGATGAACCAATATCTACACTTACATAGTAATGTTCCTCCATAGATAGGCACCTCCTGACAATTTCTTTAAAAAATACACTATAGTTAGTTTACAATACGTTTCTATGGTTGTGAACTATAAACACATGATATTCAAGACTTTTTTAATTATTTGTACTACTTTCTTTCTTTGACTTATCATTCTTTGACTTGTCATCGTTTGTTTGATCATTAATTTTGTTCAATGTTGCTTGTAATTCGTCTTTCGCTTTATCCTCCATCGCTGTGCCTTCTTTAAGTTTCATACTGCTGTCAGAAGACGTTGATGAACCATCTTGATAAGGAATAAATGATGCGCCGACTGATAAATCAATGTAACCTGATTTTTTCAGTTCTCCGGATGCATCTCTGTCTAACGCACTTGCCATATCCGGATAATACTTCATTTTATTCGCAATTGTATTCATATTGCCGATGACTTGAATATCATCTTTCATATACAATCTGACTTTATTGCGGCTTTCCTTATCATCTGCGTATTCGACTTCAGAGATTGCTTGACGAATATTTTTCGGCATTTCTGATAAAGCTTGAATGATTTTCTCGCGGTTAGAAGCATTAAAGCCTGAAACCACAGGTGCATCATTCGGCAGTTTTCCTTTATAATCTTTTAAAATATGATCATTTGAAAGGATGGGATGAAACTTCCCTTTTTCTTCAAGCAAACCGACTAACTGATACTCTTTGACTTGCACTTCTAAGTTGTTCGGCAGTTTTCTGTTGATTTGAACATCTTTTACAAAAGGATTTTGTTTCATCTTATCGACAGCTTTGCCTTTGCCGAACATGTAGATTTTAGTATCCTTCTTTAAATTCAAGGCATTCTTAACCTCTTTATTAGAAAGATAATGATTACCTTTAATATCTACACGGTCTATATTACTAATCGGCGTAAACATATACAACACAATTAAAATAATCAGTGCGATGAGCGTACCGAAGATCGACAATTGGATACGCCGTTGTCTTTCTCTTCTTTTTCGAAGCTTTTCCTTTAGGTACTCAGAATCGATTTTACGAACTTTATCCGTCATTAAAACATCACACCCCTACTTCGAAGGCAGATGCGAACGGAAGCTGTCGATAAAGACATCGCCGCGTTCTTCAAAAGTTTTGTATTGATCCCAGCTGGCACATGCCGGTGAAAGCAAGACCACATCATTAGGTTCGATGACCTCTTGTACTTTGTTAACAGCATCTTTCACATCGGTCGCACGAATCACATACTTGCCTTGGCTTTCGCCGAGTTTCGTTAACTTATCTTGTGTTTCGCCGAATGTCAGCATCACTCTTACATCCTTCATGTAAGGAATCAGCTCATCGAAGCCGTTGCCTCTGTCTAAGCCGCCGCATAACCACACAATCGGCTGATCAAATGAATTCAAGGCAAATTGTGTTGCTAACGTATTCGTTGCTTTAGAGTCGTTGTAATATTTGTTCGTTTTGTTAGAACCGATATATTGCAGACGGTGTTTGATACCAGAGAATGTAGTTAATGTATGATTAATCGCATCTACAGGTACACCTGCAAGTACAGCTGCCAAAACTGCAGCTAAGATATTTTCAAGGTTATGCTCGCCAGGGAGCACAATATCATCTTTATGAATGAGACGTAAACCATTCAACATGATATAGCCGTCTTTGATGTAAATACCGTCAACTTCTTGATTGGTTGAGAAGTAATAGGTTTTAGCTTTTAAATCTTCTGTTTCAATCAAATGACGCTGACTGTAGTTGCAAATCAAATAATCATCTTCTGTTTGATTTTTATAGATACGGCGTTTGGCATTGCGGTATTCTTCCAGCGAACCATGATAATCAAGGTGGGCTGAATAGATATTAGTAATAATCGCAATATGCGGACGGTACGTATCAATACCTAATAATTGGAAAGATGACAACTCTGTAATCAAGTAATCATCAGGATGTGCTTCTTGTGCCACTTTAGAGGCAACATAACCGATGTTGCCTGATAACAGCCCTTTGATTCTGCTGTTGTCAAACATGTTTCCAATCAAGGATGTTGTGGTTGTTTTACCGTTCGTACCAGTCACCGCAATAATCGGTGCTTCTGAAACTAAGTAGCTTAATTCAACTTCAGTTAAAATCGTTAACCCGCGTTTTTCTGCTTCTTCAATTAAAGGCACAGTATATGGAATCCCCGGGTTCTTTACGATAATAGGATGATTATCAAGCAATGAGAGCGGATGGTGACCGCCGATAACTGTTAATCCCATTTTCTCTAAATCATTTGCGTGCGGATCTTTGGAAAGGTCGCCGCCATCATTCACAGTAACATCTGCACCTAAATGATTTAATAATTTAGCTGCTTCATAACCGCTTTTCGCTAAGCCAACTACTAAAACATTTTTTCCTTCTAATCCTTTGTATTTAAGCATTTATCAATGCACTCCAATCCATAATCCTATCAAACCTGTAATGAGGCCTACTGTCCAAAATACAGTAACAACTTTCCATTCATTCCATCCGCTTAATTCAAAGTGGTGATGCAGCGGACTCATTTTAAAGATACGTTTGCCGGTTAATTTGAATGATGCTACTTGCAAAATAACAGATAATGTTTCAGCAACAAACACAAAACCGATAAACAGTAATGAGATTTCCGCATTCAGCATAATCGACACTGTTGCGATAATACCGCCTAATGCCAAGCTGCCTGTATCACCCATGAATGTTTTGGCCGGGTTGACGTTATAGAATAAGAAACCTAATAACGCAAAGACCATAATGATACAAAACGTACCCACAGCATGGTCGCCCAGCATAAAGCTCATAATCGCATACATCGCAAATGCGATGATAGATAAGCCGGTTGCCAATCCGTCTAAACCATCTGTTAAGTTCACAGCGTTAGAGAAACCGACTTGCCAGAATACGATAAAGATGACATAAGCGACTGACAATGGAATATGCACTGTCGTAAACGGAATATGGATGCCTGTCGCAAAATGAATCATATTGAATGTATCACTTAAGATAAAGAAAATAACCGCAATCGCAATTTGCGCTAAGAATTTTTGTTTGCTTGTCAATCCTTGGTTATTCTTCTTAACGACAATAATATAATCATCAATGAACCCGATTAATCCGAATCCTACTGTCACAAATAACAATAAGATGAATGGATTAGGGTTATTTGAAAAGATGATCGCAATAATCGTAGTGACAATAATACTGATTAAGAAAGTCAGGCCGCCCATTGTCGGTGTGCCTGTCTTTTTCATGTGGCTTTTCGGCCCTTCTTCTCGAATACTTTGGCCGAACTTCATTCTCTTCAGTGTTGGAATCAAAATCGGCACTAATACTGCTGTGATTAATAATCCAACGATTGCTAAAACATAAACCATAGTTATCTCCTTGTTATATATAATTTTAAACACTTATGTAAAGCGAGGCTTGGGTACCGAGGGTACCCCTTGCCTCTTCTGTCTATTCTGCTGAAGGTGCGGACAATTCAACTTCTAATTGTTTTTGATCTTTAAGCGGTGTATTCGGACTGATAGATTGTTTAGATACAAATCCATTACCTTTCATTTTAACACTAATTCCAGTTAAGGATTCAAAAGCTAATACATCATCTTTGCCCCAGTCTTTCATATCCGGCATAGTCATGTCGCCATCTGTTTTGATGAACACTTTGCTGTAAGGCAATGTTTTTTCGTTGCCTTCAGGCAGCTGCTGCGCCACGTTGTCGCCTTGACCGATGACAACCGGTTTTAAATTCTGAGCTTTAAGTGCATCTTTTGCTTTATCAACAGATTGTCCTGAAACATCAGG is a window from the Staphylococcus sp. IVB6181 genome containing:
- the mraY gene encoding phospho-N-acetylmuramoyl-pentapeptide-transferase, with protein sequence MVYVLAIVGLLITAVLVPILIPTLKRMKFGQSIREEGPKSHMKKTGTPTMGGLTFLISIIVTTIIAIIFSNNPNPFILLLFVTVGFGLIGFIDDYIIVVKKNNQGLTSKQKFLAQIAIAVIFFILSDTFNMIHFATGIHIPFTTVHIPLSVAYVIFIVFWQVGFSNAVNLTDGLDGLATGLSIIAFAMYAIMSFMLGDHAVGTFCIIMVFALLGFLFYNVNPAKTFMGDTGSLALGGIIATVSIMLNAEISLLFIGFVFVAETLSVILQVASFKLTGKRIFKMSPLHHHFELSGWNEWKVVTVFWTVGLITGLIGLWIGVH